A stretch of Ketobacter sp. MCCC 1A13808 DNA encodes these proteins:
- a CDS encoding GTP-binding protein, with product MSKEKFERVKPHVNVGTIGHVDHGKTTLTAALTRVCSEIW from the coding sequence ATGTCTAAGGAAAAGTTTGAACGAGTCAAGCCGCACGTAAACGTAGGCACAATTGGTCACGTTGACCACGGTAAAACCACATTGACAGCTGCGCTAACCCGCGTGTGCTCGGAAATTTGG